The Fulvivirga ligni genome window below encodes:
- a CDS encoding cellulase family glycosylhydrolase, with translation MKYFYFIKRIVVFFLIITCSNMAVQAQYLHTQGNQIVDGNGNAVFMKGINLGNWLLWEGYLMMGDFEYRTHTQFFNGVKSAFGGNLNQAIEFEHQWRLNYVNEQSIIDLKNLGFNSVRVPFHFNLFWDWNSNSVSDRGFQYIDRVVNFCRSQGMYVLLDMHAAPGYQNPGDHSDNNDSNSSQPRGSVHFWDGNNINIASQVWRHIANHYKNEPVVWGYDLLNEPVPQPGREYELMPSLITMRNAIRQVDNNHIIVAEGSWWGSDMSKLDWQDGYTQSQTGVYSKWDNNLVYQTHHYANDASALNGRLALTNRLNVPLILGEYGENSNSAIRQMTDWCINNNVGYFPWSFKKMYHDRCIWTINPNSNYNQVRDYIKYGGMPPSNAYNNMISFCQNNIGNGVPGFTFHQGFYDAVKYTGGSNNNNGAPIGQTIWLRGSNGQYVSSENGQSGMMCNRGSAGGWEQFTVVGTSDGKVGLQGPNGQFVSSENGQSAMMCNRGSIGGWEAFEWIDMGNGSIALRGFNGQYVSSENGQSAMYCNRGSVGGWEVFTWGTTGSSARIASTANEEITGTKSLVYPNPVINNTFTLDLRSLNQNGSEKQLIISDMAGKIVFEKEIASEMTKIELPGSLSKGIYHLVLKSGEVKKTTKLILQ, from the coding sequence ATGAAGTATTTTTATTTCATTAAAAGAATCGTTGTGTTCTTTTTAATCATTACCTGCTCAAATATGGCTGTGCAAGCGCAGTACTTACACACGCAAGGTAATCAGATTGTAGACGGTAACGGTAACGCCGTGTTTATGAAAGGTATCAACCTTGGTAACTGGCTTTTATGGGAAGGCTATCTTATGATGGGCGATTTTGAATATAGAACCCATACTCAGTTTTTTAATGGTGTGAAATCTGCCTTTGGCGGTAATTTAAACCAGGCCATAGAATTTGAACATCAATGGCGCTTGAATTACGTTAATGAGCAGTCAATCATCGATCTGAAAAACCTGGGCTTTAACTCTGTTAGAGTTCCATTTCACTTCAACCTCTTTTGGGACTGGAATAGCAACAGTGTTTCTGACCGTGGTTTTCAATACATTGATCGAGTTGTGAATTTCTGTCGTTCTCAAGGGATGTATGTACTTCTGGATATGCATGCCGCTCCGGGCTATCAAAACCCTGGTGACCATAGCGATAATAATGATTCGAACTCTAGTCAACCTCGTGGGTCTGTGCATTTTTGGGATGGCAATAACATCAACATAGCCTCTCAGGTGTGGAGACATATTGCCAATCATTATAAAAATGAGCCTGTGGTTTGGGGATATGATCTGCTAAATGAGCCTGTCCCCCAACCTGGTAGAGAATATGAGCTCATGCCATCGTTAATAACCATGCGAAATGCTATTCGACAGGTAGACAACAACCACATCATTGTAGCAGAAGGAAGCTGGTGGGGTTCGGATATGTCTAAACTAGACTGGCAAGATGGATACACTCAAAGCCAAACTGGTGTGTACAGCAAATGGGACAACAACCTCGTGTACCAAACCCATCATTACGCTAATGATGCATCTGCGCTAAACGGGAGATTAGCCTTAACCAATAGATTAAATGTGCCTCTAATCTTAGGTGAATACGGTGAAAACAGCAATTCTGCGATCAGGCAAATGACTGATTGGTGTATCAATAACAATGTAGGCTATTTCCCATGGTCGTTCAAGAAAATGTATCATGATCGATGTATATGGACAATAAACCCTAACAGCAATTATAATCAGGTTCGAGATTACATTAAGTATGGCGGTATGCCTCCATCTAATGCCTATAACAATATGATCAGCTTCTGCCAAAACAATATTGGTAACGGTGTACCGGGATTCACATTTCATCAGGGCTTTTATGATGCCGTGAAATATACTGGAGGATCCAACAATAACAATGGAGCTCCAATTGGTCAAACTATTTGGCTTAGAGGCAGCAATGGACAGTATGTATCATCGGAGAATGGCCAATCTGGTATGATGTGTAACCGTGGTTCTGCAGGTGGCTGGGAACAGTTTACAGTAGTAGGCACCAGTGATGGCAAGGTAGGTCTACAAGGACCTAATGGTCAGTTTGTATCATCTGAAAATGGTCAGTCTGCTATGATGTGTAATCGTGGTTCCATTGGGGGCTGGGAGGCCTTTGAGTGGATTGACATGGGTAATGGTTCGATAGCTCTGCGCGGATTTAATGGACAGTATGTCTCTTCTGAAAATGGCCAATCAGCTATGTATTGCAACAGAGGTTCTGTTGGTGGCTGGGAAGTCTTTACCTGGGGAACTACTGGCAGTTCAGCAAGAATAGCCAGCACCGCAAATGAAGAGATAACAGGGACTAAATCACTGGTTTACCCTAACCCTGTGATTAATAATACCTTTACTCTGGACTTAAGATCTCTTAATCAGAATGGATCAGAAAAGCAGTTGATCATTTCCGATATGGCAGGAAAAATAGTCTTTGAGAAGGAGATAGCTTCTGAAATGACTAAGATCGAACTTCCAGGATCATTGAGCAAGGGTATCTATCACCTTGTTTTAAAATCAGGAGAAGTTAAAAAAACAACCAAACTTATCCTTCAATAA
- a CDS encoding outer membrane beta-barrel family protein has translation MSAQNLESIGEENPLVVTGGVSVNQIGYAVNGIESRRDPYSLYASGNLNFNLYGWSVPFTFTYSNQQTSFQQPFNQYGLHPTYKWVTGHLGYASMNFSSYTLAGHLFLGAGVEANPGKFQVSAMYGRLLDAVEPDSVNASTPLPSFRRMGYGLKAGYADGNDQIHFILFRAKDDINSIAYVPEDEDILPEENLVMSLIGSKQLFEKVILKAEYAISGITRDTRSEEASLENYKIFDYAGNLFTPRQSSAYYNAFKSGVSYQGNGFVVGLGYERIDPGYRTLGAYYFNNDLENITVNGNTSIFGGKVNIGANVGVQKDNLDDAKVSTMKRVVGAVNVGYAATEKLNLALTYSNFQTYTNIRSQFVDINQLTPYDNLDTLDYTQISQNASLNANYILQNERTKRQNLNLNLTFQDASDEQGGVKQNSGNQFYMANAAYSLSLIPRNLTITASFNYNKNESVEIETTTLGPTIGVRKSLLDKKMRVGLAGSWNESYTNGSKVSRVANLRGTGNYSVKKKHNLNLTLAVVNRASNNEGTSADFTEFTATLGYSYNFSTRKDKKDRKP, from the coding sequence ATGAGCGCTCAGAACCTTGAGTCCATTGGGGAGGAAAATCCTTTGGTGGTTACTGGAGGAGTATCCGTTAACCAAATAGGATATGCAGTTAATGGAATAGAATCTCGTCGTGATCCTTATTCTTTATATGCTTCAGGCAATCTGAATTTTAACCTATATGGTTGGTCGGTTCCTTTCACTTTCACCTATTCCAATCAGCAAACATCATTTCAGCAACCTTTCAATCAATATGGTTTACACCCAACTTATAAATGGGTGACTGGCCATTTGGGGTATGCGAGTATGAACTTTTCGTCCTACACATTGGCGGGCCATTTATTTCTTGGAGCAGGAGTAGAAGCTAATCCTGGGAAATTTCAGGTAAGTGCCATGTATGGCAGATTATTAGATGCCGTAGAACCCGATTCAGTAAATGCTTCAACACCATTGCCATCTTTTAGACGAATGGGGTACGGTTTAAAGGCTGGCTACGCTGATGGAAACGATCAAATTCATTTCATCTTATTTCGAGCTAAGGACGATATCAATTCCATAGCCTATGTGCCTGAAGATGAGGATATCTTGCCAGAAGAAAACCTGGTAATGAGCCTAATAGGCAGTAAGCAGCTTTTCGAAAAGGTGATATTGAAGGCTGAGTATGCTATTAGTGGCATCACTCGAGACACCAGATCAGAAGAGGCTTCTTTAGAGAATTACAAAATATTTGATTATGCCGGGAATCTATTCACACCTCGGCAATCTTCGGCTTACTACAATGCGTTTAAGTCAGGCGTTTCGTATCAAGGCAATGGTTTCGTAGTTGGCTTAGGATATGAAAGAATCGATCCAGGTTATAGAACGCTAGGCGCATACTATTTCAATAACGATCTTGAGAATATCACTGTGAATGGTAACACTTCTATTTTTGGAGGTAAAGTGAATATAGGTGCTAATGTGGGTGTTCAAAAGGATAATCTTGACGATGCTAAGGTGAGCACGATGAAACGTGTAGTGGGCGCAGTAAATGTTGGCTATGCAGCTACTGAGAAGCTAAATCTGGCCTTAACCTATTCAAACTTTCAAACATATACCAATATCCGATCTCAGTTTGTAGATATTAATCAACTTACACCTTATGACAATCTTGACACATTAGACTATACCCAGATTTCTCAAAATGCATCCTTAAATGCGAATTATATACTTCAGAATGAGCGAACAAAAAGACAGAACCTCAATTTGAATCTTACCTTTCAGGATGCTTCAGATGAGCAGGGTGGGGTAAAACAGAATAGTGGGAACCAGTTTTATATGGCCAATGCTGCTTATAGTCTGAGTTTAATACCTAGAAACCTGACTATCACCGCCTCCTTTAATTATAATAAAAATGAATCTGTAGAGATAGAAACTACCACCCTGGGGCCTACCATCGGAGTAAGAAAATCTTTGTTGGATAAGAAGATGAGAGTAGGGCTTGCAGGCTCATGGAATGAATCATATACCAATGGGAGTAAAGTGAGTCGTGTAGCTAATCTAAGAGGTACAGGAAACTATTCAGTAAAGAAAAAACACAATCTTAATTTGACCCTGGCTGTAGTAAATAGGGCGTCTAATAATGAAGGGACATCGGCAGATTTCACAGAGTTTACAGCTACCCTGGGTTACAGCTATAATTTTAGTACAAGAAAGGATAAAAAAGATAGGAAGCCTTGA
- a CDS encoding tetratricopeptide repeat protein, with amino-acid sequence MNGLSRIIIIAIACFCTLSVKAQDAETAPQKGATAGQVLSGHYARVYGMAMRYNDYGMAKNALYNLYVENPQNDSILFSLSALYLQSGQYASSAISAQDILQMKPKHTGAMEILAVSYENLGVKDKALDSYETLFLESDDFETLYKIAFLQYDLKRYNESNANADILLSKPQSDTLTVIYETADKKQKEYPIKVAIMNLKGLNAQGQGKNAEAKKQYEAALKVAPDFILAKQNLEAIEQKK; translated from the coding sequence ATGAACGGTCTTTCAAGAATTATTATCATAGCTATTGCTTGTTTTTGTACACTTTCGGTAAAAGCTCAAGATGCTGAAACAGCGCCCCAGAAGGGAGCAACAGCCGGACAGGTACTTTCCGGTCACTATGCCAGAGTTTATGGAATGGCTATGAGGTATAACGATTATGGAATGGCTAAAAATGCTCTGTATAATCTATATGTTGAAAACCCGCAGAACGATTCTATACTATTCTCATTGTCAGCACTTTATTTGCAGTCAGGTCAATATGCTTCTTCTGCGATCAGTGCTCAGGATATTCTACAAATGAAGCCTAAGCATACTGGTGCCATGGAGATATTAGCTGTGAGCTATGAGAATCTTGGTGTGAAGGATAAAGCGTTAGATTCTTACGAAACCCTATTTTTAGAATCTGACGATTTTGAAACACTTTATAAAATAGCCTTTTTACAATACGACCTAAAAAGGTATAATGAAAGTAATGCCAATGCTGATATTCTGCTTAGTAAGCCTCAGTCAGATACTTTAACTGTAATCTATGAAACCGCAGATAAGAAGCAGAAGGAATATCCTATTAAGGTGGCTATTATGAACCTTAAGGGACTGAATGCTCAAGGACAAGGCAAGAATGCCGAAGCTAAAAAGCAGTATGAAGCGGCACTTAAGGTAGCTCCAGACTTTATTCTGGCTAAACAGAACTTAGAAGCTATAGAGCAGAAGAAATAG
- a CDS encoding fibronectin type III domain-containing protein, translating into MIKKIVILTLLVVAANLGFSQTYPVQVTTTIIPPYSVYLSDYVAVGSDRLALNVLLGDVNRPQLQVRFKLRIQGQGIIIETKPGYIPPPVILEGGIPERFTASDLVDYFKPENLNFQGISQRAFERTGALPEGLYQFCFEVIEYNRGVKISNSGCATAWLILNNPPIINLPKNGEKLRIQDPQYVTFQWTPRHTGSPNSAFATEYELSIVEIWPETRNPNDAILTSPPIFEATTPSTTLIYGPAETPLVPGRHYAFRVRAKSMVGIDELDLFKNNGYSEVFTFVYGEECKELEDVSAEVLAGGRASISWEPLDNHTAFSIRYRPASSDGAWEEQSTYLSDLELNSLQPGTTYNYQVAATCSNVNGPFTPIAQFTTPQRNLDEFACGTIEPTYDLSNTELIEELKPGDYIYAGDFDIQIDNVVGESGEFTGGGKAEIPFLHFVKVRAVFTDIKVNTDRRVIDGNVYTYWDPESSMFYDASTPPDAISEGDDGLANGGSGEEPDAIADSTTVDGEISQIYEDPDGNIIVVTTTGDTTSIPPNKNVVVTDSNGNSTIVGPDGTTSYNNDTGNGNSTGGGIIAGADFKLGPISFKLNEDLNSDSTTTDGFCIYNNIDASFILTLEGTGITKEVTINNASLSFKKKCDGDEYKDVQITYNATNLSLGKIGFIDATLTSVSLQIDSNGNLSGDVDMTASLASDQTIDNYIKIKQGVSGSFSFSFSNQNSYAGSFDFQGISNISLDLLKGGQTIASLNNGSFNGEGNFNGTIELSDDNSFQYSIAESTVIINSLKADVQYSIIDGLKVSSGEGLFTLSNIAGLQGELKLNLAITPEGYTTTVNTSTLSGYGMTFTDLDINAEIDNSFTVKAVSGKFKAKHSDFNTTLEVKEFNIQDGKLTSFNAQGQIIYNSLTINVLNSTYNADQQIISLSAEALVDNNGIKVGASIDSFTIDNAGNITLGDYQIEGSGDLTFGAVRVSLEGSATSTVAEGDWNSYEATGTVYVKLKGQKAQKEAELGAASLKFKQNASNGEFKDVDIAWTSEQGIDLGKIGVVGGRLKQAHIQVDEEGKIQGDMSMSAYLNDDVIIRDNFVIRKGLNGDFSFRYAGADDFDGIFSLEGVKGVNVDFVKSEEILASLKDGELNKEGVLSGKLVAAEGQSFTSKGFQLSVNKLEMDITYSSFTGIKVTSGEGSFKVDQIQGLNGDITIGLEINEDVYSSSITSNNIGGYGFTFSELNIEASFNNSLDLEKVSGSLKVKHDDFDAAISIKNFLLEDGTIKEFQGDGQISYQQLAVNISEINYSSEQSKLIIDANVEVDQGGMLIAASVNDFTIDLAGNINFGSFNANVSGRYTFGPVVVALTSEMNDLDGSGAYRHYEAEAALLMKFEQGNVKKEKNIGGALISFEKHRSHERYRNVKISIDGKNYSVGEVYGINAAIKSFDLEIDSDESYLTGAEGEAATISGSSRVVLTASLTEDKQLTSLIRLKKGVEGQIVFNFSGGNDFSGDFDLSSIKKLNVVIEKGDTEIAALKNIQVNSSKQITGKMTASNGMKYNSGAFEVTVEKLELDVTANLVQGWSSFAITNADGKFSIGNIKGVDGTFKLGMTYGVDNNFHTELLSEESEISAFGMELANLNLEADFNEMLDLTKISGSLSATHSAFDASIDIQKFEVEDGELTKWNGSGQVNYKSFLFEIIESSYLNDKLSISSKVEIANAGKLAVDRFQIDKDGNISIGKISGEFNSPMVIMKFNATFGESSFAGTFNGDVRLISFDGAIDIGKRDNYGYAYLSAAVGTKAGIPLGPTGLKLNKIGGRVGYNYFVTYSAGQFSGSPRYSNYLLGMTLGISDAANLFSAEGTTLVQFGGSELQLSLMGNIKAPRTNPIINSDFNVNYHLPDNTVDGSLRVDVQVPPSNGYVFKTDNPATFNFDYANNDWNVEGHVSGKIFNTVTFTGNTSLSKEGTSISGYLDGMASYTYTKKFEVHPFTLVTLGGDLNMNFSSSVHTSLSPQGIQGVMDVRLLGNATLYMVVSGVRGDISATINSMAELSYISNQGRLRGDVDLTVSAMGESFTHSVSVDKTF; encoded by the coding sequence TTGATTAAGAAAATCGTCATATTAACACTATTGGTTGTTGCCGCTAATCTGGGCTTTTCCCAGACTTATCCTGTGCAGGTAACAACCACTATTATACCGCCATATTCGGTGTATCTTTCAGACTATGTGGCCGTGGGGTCTGACAGATTAGCATTAAATGTGCTTCTCGGAGACGTTAATAGACCACAGTTGCAAGTTCGGTTTAAGCTTAGAATTCAGGGGCAGGGGATAATAATTGAAACCAAACCAGGATACATACCTCCTCCGGTTATCTTGGAGGGTGGCATTCCAGAAAGGTTTACGGCTTCAGATCTAGTAGATTATTTTAAACCGGAAAATTTGAACTTTCAGGGGATTTCTCAGAGAGCGTTTGAACGAACAGGAGCCTTGCCAGAAGGGCTATATCAATTTTGTTTCGAGGTAATAGAATATAATAGAGGCGTTAAAATCTCAAATTCTGGGTGTGCCACAGCATGGTTAATCTTGAATAACCCACCCATAATTAATTTACCAAAGAATGGTGAAAAGCTGAGGATACAGGATCCTCAGTATGTTACCTTTCAGTGGACTCCCAGACACACAGGCTCACCTAATTCGGCTTTTGCCACAGAGTACGAACTTTCTATAGTGGAAATTTGGCCTGAAACTAGAAATCCAAATGATGCTATTCTCACTTCTCCGCCCATTTTTGAAGCAACCACACCAAGTACCACTTTGATCTATGGGCCAGCTGAAACTCCATTGGTACCCGGCAGGCATTATGCTTTCAGAGTCAGGGCTAAAAGTATGGTGGGTATTGATGAGCTCGATCTGTTTAAGAATAATGGTTATAGTGAAGTTTTCACTTTTGTTTATGGTGAAGAATGTAAAGAACTCGAAGATGTAAGTGCAGAAGTACTTGCAGGAGGCCGGGCTTCAATAAGTTGGGAACCTTTAGATAATCACACTGCATTTTCCATTAGATATAGGCCTGCTTCTTCAGATGGAGCCTGGGAGGAGCAAAGTACATACCTCAGTGATCTGGAACTCAATTCACTTCAACCAGGAACTACCTATAATTATCAGGTGGCAGCCACATGTTCAAATGTAAATGGGCCATTTACTCCAATAGCTCAATTTACAACTCCGCAAAGAAATTTGGATGAATTTGCTTGTGGCACCATTGAGCCAACTTACGACCTCTCAAATACTGAGTTGATAGAAGAGCTAAAACCTGGCGATTATATATATGCAGGAGATTTTGATATTCAAATAGATAATGTAGTTGGTGAATCGGGAGAATTTACAGGAGGGGGAAAAGCGGAAATCCCATTCTTACACTTTGTGAAAGTAAGAGCAGTTTTCACTGATATTAAAGTAAATACTGATCGTAGGGTGATAGATGGAAATGTTTACACCTACTGGGATCCGGAAAGTAGCATGTTTTATGATGCAAGTACTCCACCTGATGCTATATCAGAAGGAGATGATGGTCTTGCTAATGGTGGTAGCGGTGAGGAACCAGATGCTATAGCAGATTCTACTACTGTTGATGGTGAGATTTCTCAGATTTATGAAGATCCTGACGGTAACATTATAGTTGTTACCACTACAGGAGATACCACATCAATACCGCCTAATAAAAATGTAGTTGTTACTGATTCTAATGGTAATTCTACAATTGTGGGACCGGATGGTACCACTAGTTATAATAATGATACTGGAAATGGTAATTCTACAGGGGGCGGAATAATTGCTGGAGCTGATTTTAAACTTGGGCCAATCAGCTTTAAACTTAATGAAGATCTAAATTCAGATTCAACCACCACAGATGGATTTTGTATTTATAATAATATAGATGCCTCATTTATACTCACTCTTGAGGGAACAGGTATAACTAAGGAGGTAACTATCAATAATGCCTCTCTCAGTTTTAAGAAAAAATGTGACGGAGATGAATATAAGGATGTTCAAATTACTTATAATGCCACTAACCTTTCCCTTGGTAAAATTGGGTTTATAGATGCTACCCTTACTTCAGTTAGTCTGCAAATAGATTCTAACGGTAATTTATCTGGAGATGTGGACATGACAGCTTCTTTAGCAAGTGATCAGACAATTGATAATTATATTAAAATCAAGCAAGGAGTAAGTGGAAGCTTTAGTTTCTCATTCAGTAATCAGAATAGTTATGCGGGAAGTTTTGACTTTCAGGGAATTAGCAACATTAGTCTGGATCTACTTAAAGGAGGACAAACCATTGCTTCACTAAATAATGGTTCATTTAATGGGGAAGGTAATTTTAACGGAACTATAGAATTATCAGACGATAATTCATTTCAATATTCAATTGCTGAATCTACCGTAATTATCAATAGTTTAAAAGCAGATGTGCAATATTCCATTATTGATGGTTTAAAGGTCAGCTCAGGTGAGGGACTATTCACTCTAAGTAATATCGCCGGGCTTCAAGGTGAATTGAAGTTAAATCTTGCCATTACCCCTGAAGGTTATACTACCACTGTCAATACTTCGACTTTGTCAGGTTATGGGATGACTTTTACAGATCTCGATATTAATGCTGAGATAGATAATAGCTTTACTGTTAAAGCGGTTTCAGGCAAGTTTAAAGCCAAGCATAGTGATTTTAACACCACCTTGGAAGTTAAAGAGTTTAACATACAGGATGGTAAATTGACATCCTTTAATGCTCAAGGACAGATTATATATAATAGCTTAACAATTAATGTTCTTAATTCCACCTATAATGCTGACCAGCAAATAATTTCTCTATCTGCTGAGGCTTTGGTAGATAACAATGGAATTAAAGTAGGTGCATCCATTGATAGTTTCACTATTGATAATGCTGGAAACATTACTCTGGGAGATTATCAAATCGAAGGTTCTGGAGATCTCACTTTTGGAGCGGTAAGAGTAAGTTTAGAAGGCAGCGCCACCAGTACGGTTGCAGAGGGAGATTGGAATTCATATGAAGCCACAGGTACTGTATATGTAAAATTAAAGGGGCAAAAAGCTCAAAAGGAAGCAGAGCTAGGAGCTGCTAGCCTTAAGTTTAAACAGAACGCTTCTAATGGAGAATTTAAGGATGTAGATATAGCATGGACCAGTGAGCAAGGGATTGACCTTGGAAAGATCGGTGTAGTAGGAGGAAGGCTTAAGCAGGCCCATATTCAAGTGGATGAGGAAGGTAAAATACAAGGTGATATGTCCATGTCTGCTTATTTAAATGATGACGTTATTATCCGAGATAATTTCGTCATTAGAAAGGGCTTAAATGGTGATTTTAGCTTTAGATATGCTGGTGCTGACGATTTTGATGGTATATTTTCTCTAGAAGGTGTAAAAGGGGTAAATGTTGATTTTGTAAAGTCGGAAGAGATTTTGGCCTCTTTAAAGGATGGAGAACTTAATAAAGAGGGAGTTTTATCTGGAAAACTAGTTGCAGCGGAAGGACAGAGCTTTACAAGTAAAGGCTTTCAGCTTAGTGTAAATAAGTTGGAGATGGATATTACCTACAGCTCATTCACAGGGATTAAAGTGACCTCTGGAGAAGGTTCATTTAAGGTAGATCAGATACAAGGACTTAATGGGGATATTACTATTGGTTTAGAGATAAACGAAGATGTTTATTCATCATCTATTACATCTAATAATATTGGTGGCTACGGTTTTACCTTTTCAGAATTGAATATTGAAGCATCTTTCAATAATTCTCTTGACTTGGAGAAAGTGTCTGGTAGTTTGAAGGTAAAGCATGATGATTTTGATGCGGCTATTTCTATAAAGAACTTTCTTCTGGAAGATGGAACAATTAAAGAGTTTCAGGGTGATGGACAGATTTCTTATCAACAATTGGCCGTAAATATTTCAGAAATAAACTATTCATCCGAACAGTCAAAGCTGATTATAGATGCAAATGTAGAAGTGGATCAAGGCGGAATGCTGATTGCAGCATCTGTTAATGATTTTACCATTGATCTGGCCGGGAATATCAATTTTGGAAGCTTCAATGCAAATGTCTCCGGTAGATATACTTTTGGGCCTGTTGTAGTGGCTCTCACCAGTGAAATGAATGATTTAGATGGCTCTGGTGCTTATAGACATTACGAAGCTGAAGCAGCTTTACTAATGAAGTTTGAGCAAGGGAATGTGAAGAAGGAAAAGAATATTGGAGGTGCACTCATTTCATTTGAGAAACATAGGAGTCATGAAAGATATAGAAATGTTAAGATTTCAATAGACGGAAAAAACTACAGTGTAGGAGAAGTTTATGGTATCAATGCCGCTATAAAGTCTTTTGATCTTGAAATTGATTCAGATGAAAGTTACCTCACCGGAGCGGAAGGTGAAGCGGCTACGATTTCAGGTTCTAGCAGAGTTGTTTTAACAGCCAGCTTGACAGAAGATAAGCAATTAACATCATTGATTAGACTGAAAAAGGGAGTAGAGGGACAGATCGTTTTTAATTTTTCAGGCGGTAATGATTTTTCTGGTGATTTTGATCTCTCTTCTATCAAAAAACTTAATGTAGTGATAGAGAAGGGTGACACAGAAATAGCTGCACTTAAAAATATTCAAGTGAACTCATCTAAGCAGATCACGGGGAAAATGACAGCTTCGAATGGAATGAAGTATAACTCAGGAGCTTTTGAAGTTACAGTGGAAAAACTGGAGTTAGATGTAACCGCAAATTTGGTTCAGGGCTGGAGTAGTTTTGCCATTACAAATGCTGATGGTAAATTCTCAATAGGCAACATTAAAGGAGTAGACGGTACCTTCAAACTTGGAATGACCTATGGAGTAGATAATAACTTCCACACTGAGCTACTTTCAGAGGAAAGTGAAATTTCTGCTTTTGGAATGGAACTGGCTAATCTAAATCTTGAAGCTGACTTTAATGAAATGCTCGATCTGACTAAAATCTCAGGTTCATTATCAGCGACTCACTCTGCATTTGATGCAAGTATTGATATCCAAAAGTTCGAAGTAGAGGACGGAGAGCTTACCAAATGGAATGGCAGTGGACAGGTAAACTACAAGTCATTTTTATTTGAAATTATTGAATCATCTTATTTGAATGATAAGTTATCGATAAGTAGCAAGGTTGAAATTGCTAATGCTGGGAAATTGGCTGTTGATAGATTTCAGATTGATAAGGATGGAAATATATCTATAGGCAAAATTTCAGGTGAGTTTAACAGCCCCATGGTGATCATGAAGTTTAATGCCACCTTTGGAGAAAGCTCCTTTGCGGGTACATTCAATGGTGATGTAAGGCTTATAAGCTTTGATGGAGCCATCGATATTGGTAAGAGAGACAATTATGGGTATGCCTATCTTAGTGCAGCCGTAGGAACCAAGGCTGGAATTCCATTAGGCCCTACCGGATTAAAACTTAATAAGATAGGAGGCCGGGTAGGGTATAATTATTTCGTAACCTACAGCGCAGGTCAATTTTCTGGCTCTCCGAGATATTCAAACTATTTGTTAGGTATGACACTGGGTATTTCTGATGCAGCTAATCTGTTTTCTGCTGAGGGAACCACACTAGTTCAGTTCGGAGGAAGTGAGCTGCAATTAAGTTTGATGGGAAATATCAAGGCCCCTAGAACTAACCCGATAATCAATTCAGATTTTAATGTTAACTATCATTTGCCTGACAATACGGTTGATGGATCCCTAAGGGTAGATGTTCAGGTGCCACCGTCAAATGGCTATGTATTTAAAACGGATAATCCTGCCACTTTCAATTTTGATTATGCTAATAATGATTGGAATGTTGAAGGCCATGTGAGTGGTAAAATTTTCAATACGGTGACTTTTACTGGTAATACATCTTTATCTAAGGAAGGGACTTCCATATCAGGGTATTTGGACGGTATGGCTTCCTATACCTATACTAAAAAGTTTGAGGTACACCCCTTCACTTTAGTAACATTAGGAGGTGATTTAAATATGAATTTCTCGTCTTCAGTGCATACATCTTTGAGTCCACAAGGCATTCAGGGAGTCATGGATGTAAGGCTATTAGGCAATGCAACCTTATATATGGTAGTAAGTGGTGTTCGTGGTGATATCAGTGCTACTATTAATAGTATGGCAGAATTGTCCTACATAAGTAATCAGGGAAGACTGAGAGGTGATGTTGATCTCACTGTTAGCGCAATGGGTGAAAGTTTTACGCATTCAGTTTCAGTAGATAAGACTTTTTAG